Proteins from one Salvelinus alpinus chromosome 34, SLU_Salpinus.1, whole genome shotgun sequence genomic window:
- the mia2 gene encoding cTAGE family member 5 isoform X3 encodes MTGLSRVDMAASQIYIWTFTIFIFPILTWGLLSDFKICGDSECESLLSRVRATRDHRGKDCRFLNFKKGDVIFVYHKLSGKRDDLWAGSIDRRFGYFPKDAVKVDEIYANTEKEVATQKQDFFCIDEYGSLIDNDSSEWDNEENLVSEFQEIAANDAQDSKTSKDAFLSQSFAQSSDETGNKDANQAVMEYFSDDTKPAPSEQGGSQWIGSTVTGWLSLGGERPDDNPKEDNPEQESFRSRKLALDIDANQLKEETKNTENSGWFGDGLTSAFGFGHKAPEEEKPIEKEVEEQPPPSKSWLNIGIRDVLHFGQSNQDKVEERIEAAGRDESTGTIDPQDVGTSQSHHDATVEQIKETENQRDDNTGKKAERTETHPSKPVKDYNQEDRHSQEEDGELRKEKDAGWYGSIYNNIVGLYGEQSDVEEEEDILIAEDEEDKDINLQSETETESQSVFSSMFDTLVSPFQADTTNNYKNAQSDEVTDIKPAEADGDTEISLTSQMAIPYDSTEASVGRKDDNDGNDSNEALHPPPLEIDKVQSANKILETSKYMSLSHDPQLQDTTGIVNLEDDAEKSRADSDDSDENALNHHQESPAADLAENNLDDFETDHSVGQDALEGSGIPNLFDSIPIQTKAGTLAEELPDVSEDTSVMHAEVEDIDIDTTGIEVVSSNQKGDDSILVPQRPAEEDSGDRVGMLYGQTSMPGTEDASVLEEVTQTPDPHLHDAQDPRIAELILNLSLVEPVIVDPVIENVSGEEGHHLITSSGDGKSKDKNKNTLEVPNKNAHVGDIDSVLLKDWLSSNYEESNSNVMEVVDQEEFSSSDHFKEWHVEADPVDNIGLINITLDPVLDSTILNADTTSNNLLSDKGNDDGERYIVDKASEIEEADSTNEVTEIEGLEPGKIVEVERDHGDQATLPTHVFENTQSSSGPDAKIEMYPDSSELVPPETEIGNEQRQTEILEEADTENMSVEDFIHVHRESHESQKDSDEKNVPNDRSGMTSDQTTAIEDNNLPLDNRNHISSVSSQEVHSKGTKGLYNEITLENERAQELGLQDRETNDGRNSFDQSHAVSQLSPTDEAYDVITQSERTIDHDTLCSGENFLSDSWSNYQEATDVKSTISDEDRQQDFENVDVIEKDDFEKISYRDIESIRNVEREGETSTSHSEPPEKQDMPSDQYSVGPPQEEITDTSVNKGTRSFFENAMDFVIPSTDSKDLEDPEPKGQEEEEQEPPPVLPYLDLHEPEPQSQSTSVEDSLKATAFLKEYKNIQKQISADEITTLLDMFGKHKLLWLDYSLGSSETLTDGQDGNNDRAIISDFERLLQYHIDETKTPSGGVLEDEDQSRKFVSLRKLEILLSNIKNRFTQVKAPVSIKDNQAETDKTNCINDDCFTRNENEDLTNLKGEHFSGEGDIQTPTLTDKYKPEPAVMEYLFSSARQVTGDAVAHILTVKALLKWLTVQVLSSFPDDIRPGPDLYGLPWEAVIVTALLGLGTLLLFSCRFYQCIKSRLYSSKERRMGLKVAELLDEKCKVLETLSEVQQNYEELETALRNSGVLAHVAERENLEVMSQRLKQSNTQLGNDIEKLKEDLNIQRARRLQQEETIADMQETLKTLEEETRDLKSQTEQAQTTLKIFDMNSERNQNNLEAAKEEKVLLQEKNGQLVQEAEGWGERMSELEEEMRMCESSYTGMLQDATNKDERIKSLTDCLLKMKDWDSVLEDGANREERSGTQGTENGEGQDNHQRQRIQKLIHAAKMNADLKSVDEDKDRVFAKLADEVKAKEDLQEGIKNLENEKASLQTDSEKYTSQVQKLQQKLQIMTEMYQENELKLHRMLTVEERERLQKDEKLTKADKSITLAVEELNSYRQRAQDLEDELEKTNQAYKTQITSQEKKAHNNWLAARGADRDLAEVKRENAHLRQKLTDTQFKLEVVEKDPYTLDNMDRPLFRGERSPYGPSPLHRPASENRAFLSPPTLMDGPPRLSPNFPPMGPGGRGYMYLDPGLPYRRPLPGALPMGPLPPRGPGPAESHSFGHQPDSSFMGNSMGPGENERDSHLSAPGDLRDMRMGPPLLVPPGMGPLPPMEHRDPYFARKGPYGPPDFFSPRGPAPMGMRGPPPPGMFGRVPPPPPQHSFLPGPPPRPSPPGSEVSSDQSPSPHDVI; translated from the exons ATGACTGGACTTTCCAGGGTCGATATGGCTGCTTCACAGATATACATTTGGACATTTACTATTTTCATTTTTCCAATTCTAACTTGGGGATTGCTGTCTGACTTCAAAATTTGTGGCGACTCTGAATGTGAAA GCTTGCTGAGTCGGGTCAGGGCCACAAGAGATCACAGAGGAAAGGATTGTAGATTCCTGAACTTCAAAAAAGGGGATGTGATATTTGTTTACCACAAACTCTCTGGCAAAAGAGATGATCTATGGGCAGGAAGT ATTGACAGACGATTTGGTTATTTCCCAAAAGACGCTGTGAAAGTTGATGAAATTTATGCAAACACAGAGAAAGAAGTGGCCACACAG AAACAAGACTTCTTCTGCATAGATGAGTATGGCTCATTAATTGATAATGACTCCAGTGAGTGGGACAATGAAGAAAATCTAGTTTCAGAATTTCAGGAAATCGCAGCCAATGATGCTCAGGATTCTAAAACCTCCAAAGATGCCTTTCTATCCCAAAGTTTTGCACAGAGCAGTGATGAAACAGGAAACAAAGATGCCAATCAGGCTGTAATGGAATACTTCTCTGATGATACCAAACCTGCACCTAGCGAACAAGGTGGGTCTCAGTGGATTGGCTCTACAGTAACTGGATGGCTTAGTTTAGGTGGTGAAAGACCTGATGATAATCCCAAAGAAGACAACCCAGAACAAGAGTCTTTCAGGAGCAGGAAACTTGCTTTGGACATTGATGCGAACCAATTGAAGGAAGAGACGAAAAATACTGAAAACTCTGGCTGGTTTGGAGATGGACTGACTAGCGCCTTTGGTTTTGGTCATAAAGCTCCAGAGGAGGAGAAGCCCATTGAAAAAGAAGTGGAAGAGCAACCCCCACCCTCTAAATCCTGGCTGAATATTGGCATTAGAGATGTCTTACATTTTGGTCAATCTAATCAGGATAAAGTTGAAGAGAGAATAGAAGCAGCAGGCAGAGATGAATCGACAGGCACAATAGACCCACAGGACGTTGGCACAAGTCAGTCTCATCATGATGCCACAGTGGAGCAAATAAAAGaaacagagaaccagagagatgaTAACACTGGTAAGaaggcagagagaacagagacacacCCCTCAAAACCTGTTAAGGATTATAACCAAGAGGACCGTCATAGTCAGGAAGAAGATGGTGAGTTAAGAAAAGAGaaagatgcagggtggtatggtaGCATATATAACAATATTGTAGGCCTTTATGGAGAACAGAGTGatgttgaggaggaggaggatatacTTATAGCTGAGGATGAAGAGGATAAAGATATCAACCTTCagtcagaaacagaaacagagtcaCAGTCTGTGTTCTCATCCATGTTTGACACTCTGGTATCACCGTTTCAGGCCGATACAACTAACAATTATAAAAATGCCCAAAGTGATGAGGTAACAGATATAAAACCGGCAGAAGCAGATGGAGATACAGAGATCTCCCTTACTTCTCAGATGGCTATCCCATATGATTCTACTGAGGCTTCTGTAGGTAGGAAGGATGATAATGATGGTAATGACAGCAATGAGGCTCTACATCCCCCTCCATTAGAAATAGATAAGGTTCAGAGTGCCAATAAAATACTTGAAACTAGCAAGTATATGTCTTTGTCCCACGACCCTCAATTACAAGACACAACCGGAATAGTGAATCTTGAAGATGATGCTGAAAAATCTAGAGCtgatagtgatgatagtgatgagaATGCCCTTAATCACCATCAAGAGAGTCCTGCTGCTGACCTTGCTGAAAATAACCTGGATGACTTTGAGACTGATCATTCAGTTGGTCAGGACGCTTTAGAAGGATCAGGGATTCCAAATCTCTTTGATTCGATTCCTATTCAGACAAAAGCAGGAACACTGGCAGAGGAGCTACCTGATGTATCAGAGGATACGTCTGTAATGCATGCTGAGGTGGAGGACATTGACATTGACACTACAGGTATTGAAGTGGTATCCTCCAATCAGAAAGGAGACGACAGTATTCTAGTGCCTCAGAGACCAGCAGAAGAGGACAGTGGGGACAGAGTAGGGATGCTATATGGTCAGACAAGCATGCCAGGTACAGAGGATGCTTCAGTGCTGGAGGAGGTCACACAGACACCTGACCCCCATCTGCATGATGCTCAGGACCCTCGCATAGCTGAACTTATCCTGAACCTATCTTTAGTTGAACCTGTCATAGTTGATCCAGTCATTGAAAATGTATCAGGAGAGGAAGGACATCATTTGATTACCTCAAGTGGGGATGGGAAAAGTAAGGACAAGAATAAGAATACATTAGAGGTACCAAATAAGAATGCTCATGTTGGAGACATAGATTCAGTTTTGCTGAAAGACTGGTTATCTTCTAACTATGAGGAAAGTAATTCCAATGTAATGGAAGTTGTTGATCAAGAGGAATTTTCCTCCTCTGATCATTTCAAGGAGTGGCACGTTGAGGCCGATCCTGTAGATAACATAGGGTTGATAAACATTACCCTTGACCCAGTGTTAGACTCAACTATACTAAATGCTGACACTACAAGTAACAATCTTCTATCTGATAAAGGTAATGATGATGGGGAACGTTATATTGTGGACAAAGCATCTGAGATAGAGGAAGCAGATTCAACTAATGAAGTTACTGAGATAGAGGGGCTAGAACCAGGGAAAATAGTTGAAGTTGAGAGAGACCATGGGGATCAAGCAACTCTCCCTACACATGTCTTTGAAAATACACAGAGCAGTTCCGGACCTGATGCTAAAATTGAAATGTATCCTGACAGCTCAGAGCTAGTTCCCCCTGAGACAGAAATAGGAAATGAACAACGACAGACAGAAATCCTTGAGGAGGCAGACACAGAAAACATGTCAGTAGAAGATTTCATTCATGTCCACAGGGAGTCCCATGAATCTCAAAAAGACAGTGATGAGAAAAACGTCCCGAATGATAGATCTGGGATGACGAGTGACCAGACGACAGCAATTGAGGACAATAATCTGCCGCTAGATAACAGGAATCACATCTCATCAGTCAGTAGCCAAGAAGTACATTCAAAAGGGACCAAAGGATTGTATAATGAGATCACTCTAGAAAACGAGAGAGCACAGGAATTAGGCCTACAGGATAGGGAAACCAATGATGGACGAAATAGCTTTGATCAGTCACATGCAGTTAGTCAGCTTTCCCCCACTGATGAAGCTTATGATGTCATTACTCAGTCAGAGAGAACAATAGACCATGATACATTGTGTTCAGGTGAGAAtttcctctcagacagttggTCTAATTATCAAGAAGCAACAGATGTAAAGAGCACAATTAGTGATGAAGATAGGCAGCAGGATTTTGAAAACGTGGACGTGATTGAGAAGGATGATTTTGAGAAAATCAGTTATCGGGATATTGAATCTATTCGCAATgttgaaagagagggtgagaCTTCCACTTCTCACAGTGAACCCCCTGAAAAGCAAGACATGCCATCTGACCAGTATTCAGTAGGGCCCCCTCAAGAGGAAATCACGGACACATCAGTCAACAAGGGTACTAGGAGTTTCTTTGAAAATGCTATGGACTTTGTGATCCCAAGCACTGACTCCAAAGACTTAGAAGACCCAGAACCAAAGGGGCAAGAAGAGGAGGAACAAGAACCTCCACCTGTTCTTCCTTACCTGGACCTCCATGAACCAGAACCACAGTCTCAGTCAACCTCAGTAGAAGACTCGCTGAAAGCTACAGCATTTTTGAAAGAATACAAGAATATCCAAAAGCAAATCAGCGCAGATGAAATAACTACTTTGTTGGACATGTTTGGGAAGCACAAACTCCTGTGGCTTGACTACAGCCTAGGAAGCTCAGAGACATTGACTGATGGCCAAGATGGTAATAATGACCGAGCTATTATATCAGACTTTGAAAGGCTCCTGCAGTATCACATTGATGAGACAAAAACTCCATCTGGTGGAGTACTGGAGGATGAAGACCAATCCAGAAAATTTGTGTCATTACGAAAACTAGAAATACTCTTGTCAAACATAAAAAACAGATTCACCCAAGTGAAAGCACCTGTCAGTATAAAAGACAATCAAG CAGAAACAGACAAGACAAACTGCATCAACGATGATTGTTTCACTCGCAATGAAAATGAAGACCTAACCAACCTGAAAGGAGAACATTTCTCTGGGGAGGGAGACATCCAAACCCCAACACTAACAGACAAAT ATAAACCTGAGCCTGCAGTGATGGAATATCTTTTTTCTTCTGCACGTCAAGTCACTGGTGATGCTGTTGCTCATATACTGACAGTTAAGGCTCTTCTAAAATGGCTCACTGTACAG GTCCTGTCATCCTTTCCTGATGACATAAGGCCAGGTCCTGACCTGTATGGACTGCCATGGGAAGCTGTCATCGTCACTGCCTTACTAGGGTTGGGCACTCTCCTATTGTTCAGCTGCAGGTTCTACCAATGT ATAAAGAGCAGACTGTATTCAAGCAAAGAGAGGCGGATGGGCCTGAAGGTGGCTGAACTATTAGATGAAAAGTGCAAAGTCCTTGAGACTTTGAGTGAGGTTCAACAAAAT TATGAAGAACTGGAAACTGCCCTGCGGAATAGTGGCGTTTTGGCTCATGtcgcagagagagagaatctggag GTGATGTCCCAGAGGCTGAAACAGTCAAATACACAGCTTGGAAATGATATAGAAAAGTTAAAGGAGGACCTGAATATCCAAAGAGCGAGGAGGTTGCAGCAGGAGGAGACA ATTGCAGATATGCAGGAAACCTTGAAAACCTTAGAAGAAGAAACCAGAGACCTCAAGTCCCAGACAGAACAG GCACAGACAACCCTGAAAATATTTGACATGAACAGTGAAAGGAATCAGAATAATCTGGAGGCAGCAAAAGAAGAGAAGGTGTTGCTCCAGGAGAAAAATGGCCAG CTGGTCCAGGAGGCAGAGGGCTGGGGGGAGCGGATGAGTGAgctggaggaggagatgaggatgtgTGAGAGCTCCTACACTGGAATGCTGCAGGATGCTACCAACAAAGATGAGCGCATCAAG TCCTTGACAGACTGCCTGTTGAAGATGAAGGACTGGGACTCAGTGCTGGAGGACGGCgccaacagagaggagaggagtgggacacAAGGGACAGAGAATGGAGAAGGACAAG ATAACCATCAACGACAAAGAATACAGAAACTCATTCATGCAGCTAAG ATGAATGCAGACTTGAAGTCGGTGGATGAAGACAAGGACAGGGTGTTTGCTAAGCTAGCAGATGAAGTCAAGGCCAAGGAGGATCTCCAAG AGGGGATTAAGAACCTGGAGAATGAGAAGGCCTCtctgcagacagacagtgagaagtaCACGAGCCAGGTGCAGAAACTCCAGCAGAAACTGCAGATCATGACAGAGATGTACCAGGAGAATGAGCTCAAACTACACAG GATGTTGactgtggaggagagggagcGTCTGCAGAAGGACGAGAAGCTGACCAAGGCTGACAAGAGCATCACCCTGGCCGTGGAGGAGCTCAACAGCTACAG GCAAAGGGCACAAGACCTGGAGGATGAGCTGGAGAAGACTAACCAGGCCTACAAAACCCAG ATAACTTCTCAGGAAAAGAAGGCACACAATAACTGG CTAGCAGCACGAGGTGCTGACCGTGACCTGGCTGAAGTTAAAAGAGAGAATGCACACCTCAGGCAGAA ATTGACTGATACTCAGTTCAAGCTGGAGGTTGTGGAGAAAGACCCCTATACTCTGGACAACATGGACAGACCTCTGTTCAGAG GTGAAAGGTCACCGTATGGCCCCTCCCCCCTACATCGCCCAGCCTCTGAGAACAGAGCCTTCCTGTCTCCGCCTACCCTGATGGATGGCCCGCCCCGCCTCTCTCCAAACTTCCCCCCCATGGGACCAGGAGGCAGAG GGTATATGTATCTAGACCCAGGCCTTCCCTACAGGAGACCTCTGCCCGGAGCCCTTCCTATGGGCCCCCTACCACCCAGGGGCCCCGGTCCTGCTGAGTCCCACAGCTTTGGCCACCAACCTG ACTCATCATTTATGGGAAACAGTATGGGTCCTGGTGAAAATGAAAGAGAC TCCCATCTGTCAGCACCTGGAGATCTGAGAGACATGAGGATGGGACCTCCTCTCTTAGTACCCCCTGGTATGGGTCCTCTCCCACCCATGGAGCACAGGGACCCTTACTTTGCACGCAAAGGCCCTTACGGACCTCCAGACTTTTTCTCCCCACGAGGTCCAGCCCCCATGGGCA TGCGAGGACCACCTCCCCCGGGAATGTTTGGGCGAGTCCCCCCTCCACCGCCGCAGCACAGTTTTCTCCCTGGACCCCCTCCAAGGCCCTCCCCACCTGGCAGCGAAGTGTCTTCTGACCAGTCCCCCTCTCCACATGATGTTATCTGA